In one Erythrobacteraceae bacterium WH01K genomic region, the following are encoded:
- a CDS encoding SDR family NAD(P)-dependent oxidoreductase: protein MADGQYPPFTRAAVFGASGGIGNALVRLLQTRGVETIYAGSRSGDVPAGDSISPFRFDYDDPASLDAVGKLMADAPPQLVIVATGVLTLTDGTGPERSVRQIDADAMERVMRANAIGPALIAKALLPLFDRKERSVFAALSARVGSIGDNRIGGWHSYRASKAALNMLVRNFAIELSRTHKQALAVSLHPGTVDTDLSRPFQSNLPEGQLTGADEAAGNLLSVIGGLGPEDSGYQFDWKGERVPD, encoded by the coding sequence ATGGCAGACGGACAATACCCCCCCTTTACCCGCGCGGCTGTTTTCGGCGCGAGCGGCGGGATCGGCAATGCGCTGGTACGGCTCCTGCAAACGCGCGGAGTTGAAACCATCTATGCCGGCTCGCGCAGCGGGGACGTGCCTGCAGGAGACAGCATCTCTCCCTTCCGCTTCGACTATGACGACCCTGCTTCGCTGGATGCGGTCGGCAAGCTGATGGCCGATGCGCCCCCGCAACTGGTGATCGTTGCAACCGGCGTCCTGACCCTGACGGACGGTACCGGCCCCGAGCGGAGCGTTAGACAGATCGATGCCGATGCGATGGAGCGCGTGATGCGGGCCAATGCGATCGGGCCGGCCCTCATCGCGAAAGCGCTGTTGCCCCTGTTCGACCGGAAAGAGCGGAGCGTCTTTGCCGCCCTGTCGGCACGGGTCGGTTCGATCGGCGATAACCGTATCGGGGGCTGGCACAGCTACCGCGCGTCCAAGGCGGCGCTCAACATGCTGGTGCGGAATTTCGCTATCGAGCTGTCGCGCACGCACAAGCAGGCGCTTGCCGTTTCGCTTCACCCGGGGACGGTCGATACGGACCTATCCCGGCCATTCCAGTCGAACCTGCCGGAAGGGCAACTGACCGGGGCCGACGAGGCTGCAGGCAATCTGCTGTCCGTGATCGGCGGCCTGGGGCCGGAAGACAGCGGCTACCAGTTCGACTGGAAGGGTGAGCGCGTACCGGACTAG
- a CDS encoding TIGR03087 family PEP-CTERM/XrtA system glycosyltransferase, which translates to MGEILFLSHRIPFPPDRGDKIRSHHLLRALAKEQRVHAATFGETDADMAAEADLAAICESHCLVRRTKPLALAGVEAVLAGKPVSLTAFDHRRIRAFIDDTIARRPIDAIFVFSGQMGQYIPGSFGGRVVIDLCDVDSAKFEAYGKKNSARAIIDRREGCMLAREEERLAHRADTVILISDKEAGLLASRMEYPAGANIRAIRNGIDTATFDPEQTATHPVLEKATGPNLVFTGQMDYPPNVEAALRMIDDILPRIREQHPHAVFHCVGRAPVASLRNRDGEPGVRIWGEVPDVKPFLRSADMVVAPLTIARGIQNKVLEAMAMARPVILSPEAATGIDAADGTHFVIARGDADFAEAVDRLHCDADLASRIARSARDFVVREQGWEAMLAPLHDIMTGELRNAA; encoded by the coding sequence ATGGGAGAAATCCTGTTCCTTTCCCACCGTATCCCGTTCCCGCCGGATCGCGGTGACAAGATACGGTCGCACCACCTGCTGCGGGCCCTTGCGAAAGAGCAACGGGTCCACGCCGCGACCTTCGGGGAAACGGACGCCGACATGGCGGCCGAGGCCGATCTCGCGGCTATATGCGAAAGCCATTGCCTGGTCCGCCGGACGAAGCCGCTTGCCCTCGCCGGGGTGGAGGCAGTGCTCGCCGGGAAACCGGTCAGTCTCACGGCCTTCGACCATCGCCGCATCCGCGCCTTCATCGACGACACGATCGCGCGCAGGCCGATCGACGCCATCTTCGTGTTCTCGGGCCAGATGGGGCAATACATTCCCGGAAGTTTCGGCGGGCGGGTCGTGATCGACTTGTGCGATGTCGATTCAGCGAAGTTCGAGGCTTACGGCAAAAAAAACTCCGCACGCGCCATCATCGACCGGCGGGAAGGGTGCATGCTTGCACGGGAGGAAGAGCGGCTGGCGCACCGGGCGGACACGGTCATCCTGATCAGCGACAAGGAGGCGGGCCTGCTCGCCTCGCGCATGGAGTACCCCGCCGGCGCGAACATCCGCGCAATCCGGAACGGGATCGATACGGCAACCTTCGACCCGGAGCAGACGGCAACCCACCCGGTGCTGGAGAAGGCAACCGGACCCAATCTCGTTTTCACCGGGCAGATGGATTATCCGCCCAATGTCGAGGCGGCGCTGCGGATGATCGACGATATCCTGCCCCGTATTCGCGAGCAGCATCCGCACGCGGTGTTCCACTGCGTCGGCCGTGCGCCTGTCGCTTCTCTACGAAACCGCGACGGCGAGCCGGGTGTTCGCATCTGGGGCGAAGTGCCTGATGTGAAACCATTCCTGCGATCGGCCGACATGGTTGTTGCGCCGCTGACCATCGCCCGAGGTATCCAGAACAAGGTGCTGGAGGCCATGGCCATGGCACGCCCGGTCATCCTTTCCCCCGAAGCGGCAACGGGCATAGACGCCGCCGACGGCACCCATTTCGTCATTGCACGCGGTGACGCCGATTTCGCGGAGGCCGTCGACAGGCTTCACTGCGATGCCGACCTTGCATCACGTATCGCGCGGTCCGCTCGCGATTTCGTAGTGCGGGAGCAGGGGTGGGAGGCCATGCTGGCTCCGCTCCATGACATCATGACGGGCGAGCTTCGCAATGCCGCCTGA
- a CDS encoding PaaI family thioesterase, with product MKNPPSFFDCEPVDGEPGWYSWDLKDDTRFNAVVMGPLRVRQEGERARLRMMPQQRHTNLQDMIHGAITLSLIDIALFAGMHTLRETDAGMAVTLELSTQFTGAGKVDRPLDAVVEVMRETGRLMFLRGEVVQGPDDSHLVAAFSGIVRKASAPKERS from the coding sequence GTGAAGAACCCGCCCAGCTTCTTCGACTGCGAGCCGGTGGATGGCGAACCCGGCTGGTATAGCTGGGACCTGAAGGACGACACGCGCTTCAATGCGGTCGTCATGGGTCCCTTGCGCGTGCGGCAGGAAGGCGAGCGGGCGCGCCTGCGCATGATGCCGCAGCAGAGGCATACCAATCTGCAGGACATGATCCACGGCGCGATTACGCTGTCGCTGATCGACATCGCCCTGTTTGCAGGGATGCACACGCTCCGCGAAACCGATGCCGGAATGGCCGTCACGCTGGAACTGTCGACCCAATTCACCGGGGCCGGAAAGGTCGACCGGCCGCTGGACGCCGTGGTCGAGGTGATGCGCGAAACGGGGCGCCTGATGTTCCTCAGGGGCGAAGTCGTACAGGGCCCGGACGACAGCCACCTTGTCGCAGCCTTCAGCGGGATCGTGCGCAAGGCATCGGCGCCGAAAGAGCGATCGTGA
- a CDS encoding amidotransferase 1, exosortase A system-associated, producing the protein MCGIAGLFHVGTPKPVDPARVRQMTDTLAHRGPDGSGIWTARGVGLGHRRLSIIDLEGSPQPMHSADGRATIVFNGEIYNFAELRRELAGLGAVFRTDGDTEVILAAWQKWGPACLSRLNGMFAFALYDHGDRTLFLARDRLGVKPLFTAQLSDGSFAFASELKGLLGHPLLRRDIDPRAVEDYLAWGYVPDHRSILKGVEKLGAGHYRLLRHDAEPARPVQWWDVDFSKRHGGSEADLSAQLLHHLREGVTSRMVSDVPLGAFLSGGVDSSSVVALMAQNSGSPVNTCSIGFDVAALDETSHAQKVAALFSTDHRERIVDPDDFGAVDSLAAMFDEPFADASALPTLRVCELARENVTVALSGDGADEAFAGYRRQMFHAREEQVRGLLPQGLRGPVFGTLGKVWPKADWAPRLLRAKSTFQSLASDGDEGYARGLSALAPEQRGLLYTGEMRRALGEYSAEQPFLELMRDAPAQSGLDRAQYADLKFWLPGDILTKVDRTSMAVSLEAREPLLDHRLIEFAAGLPHRSRIRGRQGKYLLKHTMGRYLPDDILYRSKMGFVTPLAQWFRGPLAGEARQVAKGGTLAASGWLDSSRMATLAEDHIAGRSDNSRVLWQLMMLERSLGGLSARV; encoded by the coding sequence ATGTGCGGGATCGCAGGCCTTTTCCATGTCGGGACTCCGAAGCCGGTAGACCCTGCCCGCGTGCGGCAGATGACCGACACGCTGGCTCACCGCGGTCCGGACGGTTCGGGCATATGGACGGCGCGGGGTGTGGGTCTCGGACACAGGCGCTTGTCGATCATCGATCTCGAAGGGTCGCCGCAGCCGATGCATTCCGCCGATGGCCGTGCGACCATCGTCTTCAATGGCGAGATCTACAATTTCGCCGAATTGCGGCGCGAACTCGCCGGTCTCGGCGCCGTTTTCCGGACCGACGGCGATACCGAAGTCATCCTCGCCGCCTGGCAGAAATGGGGGCCAGCTTGCCTTTCGCGCCTGAACGGCATGTTCGCCTTCGCACTTTACGACCATGGCGACCGGACCCTGTTCCTCGCGCGCGACCGGCTGGGGGTGAAGCCCCTGTTCACGGCGCAGCTCAGTGACGGGAGCTTTGCCTTCGCCAGCGAACTGAAGGGTCTTCTCGGCCATCCGCTGCTGCGCCGCGATATTGATCCCAGGGCGGTGGAGGACTATCTCGCCTGGGGGTATGTCCCCGATCACCGTTCGATCCTGAAAGGGGTCGAGAAACTGGGTGCCGGCCACTACCGGCTGCTGCGCCACGATGCGGAACCGGCGCGCCCCGTCCAGTGGTGGGATGTCGACTTCAGCAAGCGTCACGGCGGATCGGAAGCCGACCTTTCCGCGCAATTGCTACATCATCTTCGCGAAGGGGTGACTTCGCGCATGGTGTCCGATGTACCGCTGGGGGCGTTCCTTTCGGGCGGCGTGGATTCGTCCAGCGTCGTTGCGTTGATGGCCCAAAACAGTGGCTCGCCGGTCAATACCTGCTCGATCGGGTTCGATGTGGCGGCCCTCGACGAAACGTCGCACGCGCAGAAGGTAGCCGCGCTGTTCTCGACCGATCACCGCGAACGGATCGTCGATCCGGACGATTTCGGCGCCGTGGACTCTCTTGCCGCGATGTTCGACGAACCCTTCGCCGACGCGTCCGCCCTGCCGACATTGCGCGTGTGCGAACTGGCACGCGAGAACGTGACCGTGGCGCTATCGGGAGACGGCGCGGACGAGGCATTTGCCGGTTACAGGAGGCAGATGTTCCACGCTCGGGAGGAACAGGTGAGGGGCCTTCTGCCGCAAGGCCTTCGCGGGCCTGTTTTCGGCACGCTGGGAAAGGTCTGGCCGAAAGCGGACTGGGCACCGCGTTTGCTGCGCGCCAAATCGACCTTCCAGTCGCTCGCCAGCGATGGGGACGAGGGTTATGCCCGGGGTCTTTCCGCTCTCGCACCCGAACAGCGCGGCTTGCTCTACACCGGCGAGATGCGCCGCGCCTTGGGCGAATATTCGGCCGAGCAACCCTTCCTCGAACTGATGCGAGATGCTCCTGCACAAAGCGGTCTCGACCGGGCGCAATATGCGGACCTGAAATTCTGGCTGCCCGGAGACATCCTGACAAAGGTCGACCGGACCAGCATGGCCGTCAGTCTGGAAGCGCGCGAGCCGCTGCTCGATCACCGCCTGATCGAATTCGCCGCAGGCCTTCCGCATCGCTCGCGCATCAGGGGCAGGCAGGGGAAATACCTGCTGAAGCACACGATGGGGCGCTACCTGCCGGACGATATCCTGTATCGTTCGAAGATGGGGTTCGTCACGCCGCTGGCGCAGTGGTTCCGCGGCCCGCTGGCTGGCGAAGCGCGGCAAGTGGCGAAAGGCGGCACGCTGGCAGCATCGGGTTGGCTCGATTCGTCCCGCATGGCGACACTGGCGGAAGACCACATCGCGGGCCGGTCCGACAACAGCCGGGTGCTGTGGCAATTGATGATGCTTGAGCGATCGCTGGGCGGACTTTCCGCGCGGGTCTGA
- a CDS encoding FemAB family PEP-CTERM system-associated protein: protein MNAPFGLCDEVLTLADLSDPGEAARIEQFVFANAGSPFHLPRWLKAVEQGTGQTALGLLAERGGAITGWLPLTEVHSLVFPRALVSSGFGVEGGILASDPRTARRLARAACELAERRACASVELRGGDPLEGWTIQSDSHCGFRAGLAEDDEAQLLAIPRKARAEVRKGLKNGFRITTGNGETDRAAHYACYSESVRNLGTPVFPRSLFGAVLDAFGDDADILTVWDGDRPVASVLSLYHRGDVMPYWGGGVWDARTLRANEVMYYELMCHARRKGCVAFDFGRSKTGSGPFAFKKNWGFEPQPLTYSSWSAGPSQARNVDPTSEAYSRKIELWKKLPLGVANMVGPPIARGLA, encoded by the coding sequence GTGAATGCGCCTTTCGGCCTGTGTGATGAGGTCCTGACGCTGGCGGACCTGTCCGATCCCGGCGAGGCCGCGCGGATCGAGCAATTCGTTTTCGCGAACGCCGGGTCCCCGTTCCACCTTCCACGCTGGCTGAAGGCGGTGGAGCAGGGCACCGGCCAGACCGCCCTCGGCCTGCTGGCGGAACGGGGCGGCGCCATCACCGGCTGGCTGCCCCTGACCGAGGTGCATTCCCTCGTATTTCCACGTGCCCTCGTTTCGAGCGGCTTCGGGGTCGAGGGAGGCATTCTGGCAAGCGATCCGCGAACCGCGCGGCGCCTCGCCCGGGCTGCGTGCGAACTGGCGGAGCGCCGGGCCTGTGCATCGGTAGAGCTTCGCGGAGGGGACCCCCTAGAAGGCTGGACCATACAGTCCGACAGCCATTGTGGTTTTCGCGCAGGACTTGCCGAAGACGACGAGGCGCAATTGCTCGCCATCCCGCGCAAGGCCCGCGCCGAGGTCCGCAAGGGGCTGAAGAACGGCTTTCGCATAACCACGGGCAACGGGGAGACCGACCGGGCGGCGCATTATGCCTGTTATTCCGAGAGTGTCCGCAATCTGGGCACGCCGGTTTTCCCGCGAAGCCTGTTCGGCGCAGTGCTGGACGCGTTTGGCGACGATGCCGATATCCTGACGGTGTGGGACGGCGACCGTCCCGTCGCCAGCGTCCTGTCGCTTTACCACCGGGGCGACGTCATGCCCTATTGGGGAGGGGGCGTATGGGACGCACGGACCCTGCGCGCGAACGAGGTCATGTATTACGAGCTGATGTGCCATGCCCGGCGCAAAGGCTGCGTCGCGTTCGATTTCGGACGCAGCAAGACCGGCAGCGGTCCCTTCGCGTTCAAGAAGAACTGGGGCTTCGAACCGCAGCCGCTAACCTATTCGAGCTGGTCCGCCGGTCCGTCGCAGGCGCGCAATGTCGACCCGACGAGCGAGGCCTACAGCCGCAAGATCGAGCTGTGGAAGAAGCTGCCGCTCGGCGTGGCGAACATGGTCGGCCCGCCCATTGCCCGCGGACTGGCGTGA
- a CDS encoding DUF3473 domain-containing protein, with protein sequence MQVTAPAKPRIVNGLSVDVEDWFQVGAFETVIERDEWDSLASRVEDNVLRILDLFDEADVKATFFTLGWVAKRNAPLMRRIVEGGHELASHGYDHARVFTFDRKQFAGDLKLARMILEDASGQRVTGYRAPSFSIDHRTPWAYMELAEQGYVYSSSVAPVTHDHYGWREAPRFAFRPLPWSDLVEIPVTTAILGGKRVAAGGGGFLRVLPYAFSRWAIRQVNRRDERPAVFYFHPWEIDPKQPRVENAPVKSRLRHYTNLDKMAGKLGELVHEFEWGRMDALAHRETPRATELAA encoded by the coding sequence ATGCAGGTAACAGCCCCAGCCAAGCCGCGTATCGTCAACGGCCTGTCCGTCGACGTGGAAGACTGGTTCCAGGTCGGCGCGTTCGAAACCGTGATCGAGCGCGACGAATGGGACAGCCTGGCCAGCCGGGTGGAAGACAACGTCCTGCGCATCCTCGACCTGTTCGACGAAGCGGACGTGAAGGCGACGTTCTTCACGCTGGGCTGGGTGGCGAAGCGCAATGCACCGCTGATGCGCCGCATCGTCGAAGGTGGGCACGAGCTTGCCAGCCATGGCTATGACCACGCGCGCGTTTTCACTTTCGACCGCAAGCAGTTTGCCGGCGACCTGAAGCTGGCGCGCATGATCCTGGAGGATGCTTCCGGCCAGCGCGTGACCGGCTACCGTGCGCCCAGCTTCTCGATCGACCACCGCACGCCGTGGGCCTACATGGAACTGGCAGAGCAGGGGTACGTCTATTCCTCCAGCGTGGCGCCGGTCACCCACGATCATTATGGCTGGCGGGAGGCGCCGCGTTTCGCATTCCGCCCGCTTCCGTGGTCGGACCTTGTGGAAATCCCGGTGACCACGGCAATCCTCGGCGGCAAGCGTGTCGCGGCGGGCGGCGGCGGCTTTTTACGCGTCCTGCCATATGCCTTCAGCCGGTGGGCCATAAGGCAGGTCAACCGGCGCGACGAGCGTCCGGCCGTATTCTATTTCCACCCTTGGGAAATCGACCCGAAGCAGCCGCGCGTCGAGAATGCGCCGGTGAAATCGCGCCTTCGTCACTACACCAATCTTGACAAGATGGCCGGCAAGCTGGGTGAATTGGTGCACGAATTCGAATGGGGCCGGATGGATGCACTCGCCCATCGCGAGACGCCGCGAGCGACGGAGCTTGCTGCGTGA
- the zapE gene encoding cell division protein ZapE — MSGILARYDALVASGELRPDDEQAAVAARLETLQAALEKGEETGFFGKLFGKTPQQPEGVYMWGGVGRGKSMLMDLFHATLEIEGKRRAHFHAFMQDVHRRLREARKSETGDPIPPVAADIGADLQCLAFDEMVVNNSADAMIMSRLFRALIVDEGVSIIATSNRPPSDLYKDGLNREHFLPFIALIEDRLDVLPLNGPTDYRLDRLGDLENWHTPLGDEATAQVREAFFRLTDYEPEDGEVPSMDLPVGDKRSLHVPKALKGVGVFSFKRLCGEARGAPDYLAIAQEFHTVIIVGIPQMGPDMRNEAARFVTLIDALYEYRVKLFATADAEPEDLYTAGDGSFEFERTASRLMEMRSADYMALGHGASGEEK, encoded by the coding sequence GTGAGCGGCATACTGGCGCGTTATGACGCGCTGGTCGCGTCTGGCGAACTACGCCCGGACGATGAGCAGGCGGCCGTCGCTGCCAGGCTGGAAACACTTCAGGCGGCCCTGGAGAAAGGCGAGGAAACCGGCTTTTTCGGGAAGCTCTTCGGCAAGACACCGCAGCAGCCTGAAGGCGTCTACATGTGGGGCGGCGTCGGGCGCGGAAAATCCATGCTGATGGACCTGTTCCACGCCACGCTGGAAATTGAGGGCAAGCGCCGCGCCCATTTCCACGCCTTCATGCAGGACGTCCATCGCCGCCTGCGCGAGGCCCGCAAGAGCGAAACCGGCGATCCCATCCCGCCCGTGGCGGCGGATATCGGTGCGGATCTGCAATGCCTCGCTTTCGACGAGATGGTGGTGAACAACAGCGCCGATGCGATGATCATGAGCCGGCTGTTCCGCGCGCTGATCGTCGATGAAGGCGTATCCATCATTGCGACATCGAACAGGCCGCCTTCGGATCTCTACAAGGACGGACTGAACCGCGAGCATTTCCTGCCCTTCATCGCCCTGATCGAGGACCGTCTGGACGTCCTGCCACTGAACGGGCCTACCGATTATCGCCTCGACCGGCTCGGCGATTTGGAAAACTGGCACACCCCGCTGGGGGATGAGGCCACGGCGCAGGTTCGCGAGGCGTTCTTCAGGCTGACCGATTACGAGCCGGAGGATGGCGAAGTGCCATCGATGGATCTGCCGGTCGGCGACAAGCGATCCCTCCATGTGCCCAAGGCGCTGAAAGGCGTCGGCGTCTTCAGTTTCAAGCGGCTGTGCGGGGAAGCGCGGGGCGCCCCCGATTACCTCGCCATTGCGCAGGAATTTCACACCGTCATCATCGTCGGCATCCCGCAAATGGGCCCCGATATGCGTAACGAGGCCGCGCGCTTCGTCACCCTGATCGATGCCCTGTACGAATACCGCGTCAAATTGTTTGCGACCGCAGATGCGGAACCTGAGGATCTCTATACGGCGGGCGACGGCAGCTTCGAATTCGAACGCACGGCCAGCCGCCTGATGGAAATGCGCAGCGCCGATTACATGGCGCTGGGGCACGGGGCGTCCGGCGAAGAAAAGTAG
- the xrtA gene encoding exosortase A, translating into MPPDIALQAIRTGSWRSRLPISWRRPLAHLALSWIALMVLTASAWAEMAVQWWNISTYNHILFIPPIVAWLVWLRRAELARLQPLGCWPGLVLVAGALFVWLLGELAGVNIVAQAGAVGALQMSVLAILGPRVTAGLLFPLAYMVFLVPFGDQLVPALQMITADVVIWLTRISGIPAVIDGVFIDTPAGLFEVAEACSGVKFLIAMIALGVLVAQTCFERWGRRLAFMATCIAVPIIANGVRAWGTIYIAQSQGIEFAAGFDHIFYGWIFFAIVVAVILGAAWRFFDRDPEEPGIDGQALAESRAFSKLEAFTAEGRSILLAIAAIILIFAAWNTLASRLEADLSDRLVAPQANGWTQEAPSMQLDWEPRASGADLRLLTSYVDGEGRRVDLFAAAYATQGPGRDPAAYGEGALVPDTDWRWLRSGENRPDATSDYLFALGSVKRLAQTSWRIGDVTTASAARLTLEAMRDKLLLTPRPALTVIVSAEDRPGMPADEAIAAFRRSTGPQDVWMDGLLDTP; encoded by the coding sequence ATGCCGCCTGACATCGCCCTGCAAGCCATCAGGACGGGAAGCTGGCGCTCGCGCCTGCCGATTAGCTGGCGCAGGCCGCTAGCTCATCTCGCGCTGAGCTGGATCGCCCTGATGGTCCTGACCGCGAGCGCCTGGGCCGAAATGGCGGTGCAGTGGTGGAATATCTCCACCTACAACCACATCCTGTTCATCCCGCCCATCGTCGCATGGCTTGTCTGGCTGCGACGGGCAGAGCTAGCCAGGCTGCAGCCGCTCGGCTGTTGGCCCGGCCTCGTTCTCGTCGCCGGTGCGCTGTTCGTCTGGCTGCTGGGGGAACTGGCGGGCGTGAACATCGTGGCACAGGCCGGAGCTGTGGGTGCGCTGCAAATGAGTGTCCTCGCTATACTCGGGCCGCGGGTAACGGCCGGCCTGCTGTTCCCGCTGGCCTACATGGTCTTCCTCGTGCCCTTCGGCGACCAACTGGTACCGGCCCTGCAGATGATTACCGCAGATGTGGTCATCTGGCTCACCCGGATCAGCGGCATCCCGGCAGTGATCGACGGCGTGTTCATCGATACGCCTGCCGGTCTTTTCGAAGTGGCCGAGGCGTGTTCCGGCGTGAAGTTCCTTATCGCGATGATCGCCCTGGGCGTGCTGGTAGCCCAGACATGCTTCGAGAGGTGGGGCCGCAGGTTGGCGTTCATGGCGACCTGCATCGCGGTGCCAATCATCGCCAACGGGGTCCGCGCGTGGGGGACGATCTATATCGCCCAGTCGCAGGGTATCGAGTTCGCTGCAGGCTTCGATCACATTTTCTACGGCTGGATCTTCTTCGCCATCGTGGTCGCCGTGATCCTGGGGGCGGCGTGGCGCTTCTTCGACCGCGATCCGGAGGAGCCGGGAATCGACGGGCAAGCACTGGCAGAAAGCAGGGCTTTCTCGAAGCTGGAGGCTTTCACGGCAGAAGGTCGGAGCATCCTGCTTGCGATTGCTGCGATCATCCTGATTTTCGCCGCGTGGAACACTCTTGCATCGCGGCTCGAAGCAGATCTCTCGGACCGGCTTGTCGCACCGCAGGCGAACGGCTGGACGCAGGAAGCCCCGTCGATGCAACTGGATTGGGAGCCGCGCGCTAGCGGAGCCGATCTGCGATTGCTAACGTCCTATGTCGATGGTGAAGGGCGCCGCGTCGATCTGTTTGCAGCCGCCTATGCGACGCAGGGACCGGGACGCGACCCGGCGGCGTATGGGGAAGGGGCTCTGGTCCCCGATACGGACTGGCGCTGGCTTCGCTCCGGCGAAAATAGGCCCGATGCGACCTCGGACTATCTCTTCGCATTGGGATCGGTGAAACGGCTGGCGCAGACCAGTTGGCGCATCGGGGACGTGACCACGGCCAGCGCGGCGCGGCTGACGCTTGAGGCGATGCGCGACAAGCTGCTGCTGACCCCGCGTCCGGCCCTGACGGTCATCGTCTCGGCCGAAGACAGGCCGGGAATGCCGGCAGACGAAGCCATTGCCGCATTCCGCCGGTCCACAGGTCCGCAGGACGTCTGGATGGACGGCCTGCTGGATACGCCCTAG
- a CDS encoding succinate dehydrogenase iron-sulfur subunit — MATFTLPKNSKIRENGETHRAESGGRVKKFKIYRYDPDAGENPRYDTFEVDLDDCGPMVLDALFKIKNDIDPTLTFRRSCREGICGSCAMNMNGKNGLACTSAIEDMKGEIRITPLPHMEVIKDLVPDFTHFYAQYASIRPWLQTVTPTPSGKERLQSPEQREQLDGLYECILCACCSTACPSYWWNSDKFLGPAILLQAYRWLADSRDEMTGERLNELEDPFRLYRCHTIMNCANVCPKGLSPAKAIAETKKMMAERTI, encoded by the coding sequence ATGGCCACTTTTACCCTCCCAAAGAATTCCAAGATTCGCGAGAACGGTGAGACGCACCGCGCCGAAAGCGGTGGCCGGGTGAAGAAATTCAAGATCTATCGTTACGACCCCGACGCAGGGGAAAACCCGCGCTACGACACGTTCGAAGTCGATCTGGACGATTGCGGACCGATGGTCCTCGACGCGCTGTTCAAGATCAAGAACGATATCGATCCTACGCTGACCTTCCGCCGTTCCTGCCGCGAAGGAATCTGCGGTTCCTGCGCGATGAACATGAACGGGAAGAACGGGCTGGCCTGTACTTCCGCCATCGAGGACATGAAGGGCGAAATCCGCATCACGCCCCTGCCCCACATGGAAGTGATCAAGGACCTGGTTCCCGACTTCACGCATTTCTACGCCCAATATGCCAGCATCCGCCCCTGGCTGCAGACCGTTACCCCGACCCCCAGCGGCAAGGAACGCCTGCAATCACCGGAACAGCGTGAACAGCTGGACGGGCTTTACGAATGCATCCTGTGCGCCTGCTGCTCGACCGCGTGTCCGTCCTATTGGTGGAACAGCGACAAGTTCCTTGGTCCCGCCATCCTTCTGCAGGCCTATCGCTGGCTGGCGGACAGCCGCGACGAGATGACGGGCGAGCGTCTGAACGAGCTGGAAGATCCCTTCCGCCTCTATCGCTGTCACACCATCATGAACTGCGCCAATGTCTGTCCCAAGGGCCTCAGCCCGGCGAAGGCCATTGCGGAAACCAAGAAGATGATGGCCGAACGCACGATCTGA